One window of the Natronomonas marina genome contains the following:
- a CDS encoding arginase family protein — translation MGEFPGASADPEAARYAVVGAPLDVSTTFRPGARFGPERVRRFARPFDDYDHRTDRHFSDLVADAGDVDPWNDAADYLEFLAGRLGDHHEAGRLPLLVGGEHTVTVAGLRAADPDVYVCLDAHLDCYESYAGDEFSHATVTHHALGVADEAVLLGARTGSETEWDRAAETDVTVVAPEAVPDWEPSFDGDAYLSVDVDAADPAFAPGTGTPEPFGLRPREMRRVVRAVAPDAVGFDVVEVNDRDDGQAASLAAKLLREFVFAHAEVGDT, via the coding sequence ATGGGCGAGTTCCCCGGCGCGAGTGCCGACCCCGAGGCGGCCCGCTACGCCGTCGTCGGCGCGCCGCTCGACGTCTCCACTACCTTCCGTCCCGGCGCCCGGTTCGGCCCGGAACGCGTCCGGCGGTTCGCCCGCCCGTTCGACGATTACGACCACCGCACCGACCGCCACTTCTCGGATCTCGTCGCCGACGCCGGCGACGTCGACCCCTGGAACGACGCCGCCGACTACCTCGAGTTCCTCGCCGGCCGCCTCGGTGACCACCACGAGGCCGGTCGACTCCCGCTTCTCGTCGGCGGCGAGCACACCGTCACCGTCGCCGGCCTCCGGGCGGCCGACCCGGACGTCTACGTCTGTCTGGACGCCCACCTCGACTGCTACGAGTCGTACGCCGGCGACGAGTTCTCCCACGCCACCGTCACCCACCACGCTCTCGGGGTCGCCGACGAGGCGGTGCTGCTCGGCGCCCGGACCGGCAGCGAGACCGAGTGGGACCGCGCCGCCGAGACCGACGTGACGGTCGTCGCTCCCGAGGCCGTCCCCGACTGGGAGCCCTCGTTCGACGGCGACGCCTACCTCAGCGTCGACGTCGACGCCGCCGACCCCGCCTTCGCGCCCGGAACCGGGACGCCGGAACCGTTCGGCCTCCGGCCCCGGGAGATGCGTCGGGTCGTCCGTGCGGTCGCGCCCGACGCCGTCGGCTTCGACGTCGTCGAGGTGAACGACCGCGACGACGGACAGGCGGCCTCGCTGGCGGCGAAACTCCTCCGGGAGTTCGTCTTCGCTCACGCCGAGGTGGGCGACACCTAA
- a CDS encoding prenyltransferase, which produces MTDTLLDRTLPSETTRAGYVLRMSRPRFWLYLAGPVVVGVAYGADGPAELFAPVAVALFAYFLLPANVFLYGVNDVFDADIDEGNPKKDDREVRYRGDRLVPALVVLTGAAGLAFLPLLPTAGAAAMVAFLLLAAEYSAPPLRFKTTPFLDSVSNGLYVLPGVVAYAALAGRAPPLLAVAGGWLWAMGMHTFSAIPDIEPDRRAGIRTTATVLGERRTYAYCGCCWLAAAAVFGVVHPFFAAVLGVYPLFVAGIVAADVDVDRAYWWFPAVNTVAGMALTLAALWVMLYG; this is translated from the coding sequence ATGACGGACACGCTCCTGGACCGGACGCTGCCCAGCGAGACGACGCGGGCGGGCTACGTCCTCCGGATGTCCCGGCCGCGCTTCTGGCTCTACCTCGCCGGGCCGGTGGTCGTCGGCGTCGCCTACGGCGCCGACGGGCCCGCCGAACTGTTCGCCCCCGTCGCCGTCGCGCTGTTCGCGTACTTCCTCCTGCCGGCGAACGTCTTCCTCTACGGCGTCAACGACGTCTTCGACGCCGACATCGACGAGGGCAACCCGAAGAAGGACGACCGCGAGGTCCGCTACCGGGGCGACCGCCTCGTGCCGGCGCTGGTCGTCCTCACCGGCGCGGCCGGTCTCGCCTTCCTCCCGCTGTTGCCGACGGCCGGCGCCGCCGCGATGGTCGCCTTCCTCCTCCTGGCCGCCGAGTACTCCGCGCCGCCGCTGCGGTTCAAGACGACGCCGTTTCTCGACTCGGTCTCGAACGGGCTGTACGTCCTGCCGGGCGTCGTCGCCTACGCCGCCCTCGCCGGTCGGGCGCCGCCACTCCTGGCCGTTGCCGGCGGCTGGCTGTGGGCGATGGGGATGCACACCTTCTCGGCCATTCCCGACATCGAACCCGACCGCCGGGCGGGGATTCGGACGACGGCGACCGTCCTCGGCGAGCGGCGAACCTACGCCTACTGCGGGTGCTGCTGGCTGGCGGCCGCGGCCGTCTTCGGGGTCGTCCATCCCTTCTTCGCCGCCGTCCTCGGGGTGTACCCGCTGTTCGTCGCCGGCATCGTCGCCGCCGACGTCGACGTCGACCGGGCCTACTGGTGGTTCCCGGCGGTCAACACCGTCGCCGGCATGGCCCTGACGCTGGCCGCGCTGTGGGTGATGCTGTATGGCTAG
- a CDS encoding carotenoid oxygenase family protein — MAGTDRAYELGFQSLSESEEYDANRLPVDGSIPGWLSGALIRNGPGSFEFGDERATHWFDGLAMLRRYGFDDGEVRYTNRFLRTDAYADAEDGGTAGEFATTGGVLEQARRWLAALGPPESTDNANVHVARFGDHYVALTEAPRRVAFDPVTLETRGEFRWTDDVPEHMATAHVTVDPVRRETVGYSTTFGRTPQYHLYRVPFGSAGRERFAAVDAEGPGYVHDCVLTENYAVLVEPPLRISILRALSPWGDGIFDAFEYDADRETRFLVVDRDTGDLVAERRGPPAFVFHHVNAFEDGDDLVVDLVAFEDAGIVDALSFDTLSGDAFAAAPPGRLDRYRLGLETDRVERSRRYDGGLELPTVPQSVRGREYRYAYAQATDREGANGLVKVDLERGTAVEWWERGVYVEEPRMVPHPDTDREDEGVVLAPALDTRRERSMLLVFDAETLTERARAPLPHALPFGFHGRFFPELEG, encoded by the coding sequence GTGGCGGGGACCGACCGCGCCTACGAACTCGGATTCCAGTCGCTCTCCGAGAGCGAGGAGTACGACGCCAACCGACTGCCCGTCGATGGGTCGATTCCCGGGTGGCTCTCGGGGGCGCTGATACGCAACGGGCCCGGGAGCTTCGAGTTCGGCGACGAGCGGGCGACCCACTGGTTCGACGGTCTCGCCATGTTGCGCCGGTACGGGTTCGACGATGGCGAGGTGCGCTACACGAACCGGTTCCTGCGGACGGACGCCTACGCCGACGCCGAGGACGGCGGCACGGCCGGCGAGTTCGCCACCACCGGCGGCGTCCTCGAACAGGCCCGGCGGTGGCTGGCCGCGCTCGGCCCGCCGGAGTCGACCGACAACGCCAACGTCCACGTCGCCCGGTTCGGCGACCACTACGTCGCGCTGACGGAGGCGCCGCGCCGGGTCGCCTTCGATCCCGTGACGCTCGAGACCCGCGGAGAGTTCCGCTGGACGGACGACGTCCCCGAGCACATGGCGACGGCCCACGTCACCGTCGACCCGGTGCGCCGCGAGACGGTGGGCTACTCGACGACGTTCGGCCGGACGCCGCAGTACCACCTCTACCGCGTCCCCTTCGGCAGCGCCGGGCGCGAGCGGTTCGCCGCCGTCGACGCCGAGGGCCCGGGCTACGTCCACGACTGCGTCCTGACCGAGAACTACGCCGTCCTCGTCGAACCGCCGCTCCGCATCTCCATCCTGCGAGCGCTTTCGCCGTGGGGTGACGGCATCTTCGACGCCTTCGAGTACGACGCCGACCGGGAGACCCGCTTTCTCGTCGTCGACCGCGACACCGGCGACCTCGTCGCCGAGCGCCGGGGGCCGCCCGCCTTCGTCTTCCACCACGTCAACGCCTTCGAGGACGGCGACGACCTGGTGGTCGACCTGGTGGCCTTCGAGGACGCCGGCATCGTCGACGCGCTGTCGTTCGACACCCTCTCGGGGGACGCCTTCGCGGCGGCACCTCCCGGTCGGCTGGACCGCTACCGACTCGGTCTCGAAACCGACCGCGTCGAGCGCTCGCGGCGCTACGACGGCGGCCTGGAACTGCCGACGGTCCCGCAGTCGGTCCGTGGCCGGGAGTACCGCTACGCCTACGCGCAGGCGACCGACCGCGAGGGCGCCAACGGCCTCGTGAAGGTCGACCTCGAGCGAGGGACGGCCGTCGAGTGGTGGGAGCGAGGCGTCTACGTCGAGGAACCCCGGATGGTTCCCCACCCCGACACCGACCGCGAGGACGAGGGCGTCGTCCTGGCGCCGGCGCTCGACACCCGCCGCGAGCGGTCGATGCTGCTCGTCTTCGACGCGGAAACGCTCACCGAGCGAGCGCGAGCGCCGCTGCCGCACGCCCTCCCATTCGGCTTCCACGGGCGGTTCTTCCCCGAACTCGAGGGGTAG
- the gcvH gene encoding glycine cleavage system protein GcvH → MSFEVPDDCRYLETHEWARPDGDTVRIGITDFAQDELGDVVFVELPSVGDEIERDAEFGVIESIKAVSDLYAPVSGEVTAVNEALFDEPELVNEAPFGDGWMLEVELAEEGDLDALLSPAEYEDQIA, encoded by the coding sequence ATGAGCTTCGAGGTTCCCGACGACTGTCGGTATCTGGAGACCCACGAGTGGGCGCGACCCGACGGCGACACCGTCCGCATCGGCATTACGGACTTCGCACAGGACGAACTCGGCGACGTGGTCTTCGTCGAACTCCCGTCGGTCGGCGACGAAATCGAGCGGGACGCCGAGTTCGGCGTCATCGAGTCCATCAAGGCCGTCTCGGACCTGTACGCGCCGGTGTCAGGCGAGGTGACGGCCGTCAACGAGGCGCTGTTCGACGAACCCGAACTGGTCAACGAGGCGCCCTTCGGCGACGGCTGGATGCTGGAGGTCGAACTCGCCGAGGAGGGCGACCTCGATGCGCTTCTGTCGCCCGCCGAGTACGAGGACCAGATCGCCTGA
- the cruF gene encoding bisanhydrobacterioruberin hydratase: MASVELPARGRLEARLDELVVENRFTIAVVFPALGAVTLLASAEGLLPGPLSFNPYFLLFGVAVMRLPLVAGLAPVFTRRAAAGFAALCGYTYAVELVGVRTGYPYGAFEYGIDLGPMVAGIPAALPLFFVPLVVNAYLLSLLLFGDAARRATVRVPVVAAAVVGMDLVLDPGAVAVGFWAYEAGGLYYGVPWLNFAGWVLSATVSVLLVDAALDRERVLGRLESCRFMLDDLVSFVILWGTINLYFGNWVPAALSAAYGYGLYRTDRFDFPER, from the coding sequence ATGGCTAGCGTCGAGTTGCCGGCGCGGGGCCGCTTGGAGGCCCGCCTCGACGAACTCGTCGTCGAGAACCGCTTCACCATCGCCGTCGTCTTCCCGGCGCTGGGTGCGGTGACGCTGCTTGCCTCCGCCGAGGGGCTGTTACCCGGGCCGCTCTCCTTCAACCCCTACTTCCTCCTGTTCGGCGTCGCGGTGATGCGGCTGCCGCTCGTGGCCGGACTCGCGCCCGTCTTCACGCGGCGGGCCGCCGCCGGTTTCGCCGCCCTCTGTGGCTACACCTACGCCGTCGAACTCGTCGGCGTCCGGACCGGCTACCCCTACGGCGCCTTCGAGTACGGCATCGACCTCGGGCCGATGGTCGCAGGGATTCCGGCCGCGCTGCCGCTGTTCTTCGTCCCGCTCGTGGTCAACGCCTACCTCCTGTCGCTGCTCCTGTTCGGCGACGCCGCCCGCCGGGCGACCGTCCGCGTGCCGGTCGTCGCCGCCGCCGTCGTCGGGATGGATCTCGTGCTCGACCCCGGCGCCGTCGCCGTCGGCTTCTGGGCCTACGAGGCCGGCGGCCTCTACTACGGCGTGCCGTGGCTCAACTTCGCCGGGTGGGTGCTGTCGGCGACCGTCTCCGTCCTGCTCGTCGACGCCGCCCTGGACCGGGAGCGCGTCCTCGGGCGCCTGGAGTCCTGCCGGTTCATGCTCGACGACCTGGTGAGCTTCGTCATCCTGTGGGGGACGATCAACCTCTACTTCGGCAACTGGGTGCCGGCGGCGCTTTCGGCGGCCTACGGTTACGGTCTCTACCGGACCGACCGCTTCGACTTCCCCGAGCGGTGA
- a CDS encoding phytoene/squalene synthase family protein, with protein sequence MVDDTQLAESRSIHRQTGKTFYFATRLLPERVRHPTYVLYAFFRVADEVVDDPGGMSPDEQRERLLEIRDAALGREPTDDPVLAAFSEVREEYGIPDEEVEVFIDAMLTDIETSRYETYEELEEYMRGSAAAVGVMMTTIMETDDLETALPHARKLGEAFQLTNFVRDVGEDIVDRDRIYLPQETLSAYGAEPEAIETRRFTEELGDAIEHELRRAESLYREGVAGIKYLPKDCQLPVLTAAVLYVDHHRLVRARDHDTVTATPSLGTLRKLALVARTRWHWLWSDDPEAVFEKVSGLSMTDDRSPAAGPGGPVPMR encoded by the coding sequence ATGGTCGACGACACCCAACTCGCCGAAAGCAGGTCTATCCATCGGCAGACCGGGAAGACCTTCTACTTTGCGACGCGGCTGTTGCCCGAACGGGTTCGGCATCCGACGTACGTCCTCTATGCGTTCTTCCGGGTCGCCGACGAGGTGGTCGACGATCCGGGCGGGATGTCGCCCGACGAGCAGCGCGAGCGGCTACTCGAGATTCGGGACGCCGCCCTCGGCCGGGAACCGACCGACGACCCCGTTCTGGCAGCCTTCTCCGAGGTGCGCGAGGAGTACGGTATCCCCGACGAGGAGGTCGAGGTGTTCATCGACGCGATGCTGACCGACATCGAGACATCCCGCTACGAGACCTACGAGGAACTCGAAGAGTACATGCGTGGGTCGGCCGCCGCCGTCGGGGTCATGATGACCACCATCATGGAGACGGACGACCTCGAGACCGCCCTCCCGCACGCCCGCAAACTGGGCGAGGCCTTCCAGTTGACGAACTTCGTCCGGGACGTCGGCGAGGACATCGTCGACCGCGACCGGATATACCTGCCGCAGGAGACGCTCTCGGCGTACGGCGCCGAACCCGAAGCGATCGAGACCCGGCGGTTCACCGAGGAACTCGGCGACGCCATCGAGCACGAACTCCGGCGCGCCGAGAGTCTCTATCGGGAGGGCGTCGCCGGTATCAAGTACCTCCCGAAGGACTGCCAGTTGCCCGTGTTGACCGCCGCGGTGCTGTACGTCGACCACCACCGCCTCGTCCGGGCGCGGGACCACGACACCGTCACGGCGACGCCCTCGCTGGGGACGCTCCGGAAACTCGCACTCGTCGCGCGGACGCGGTGGCACTGGCTGTGGTCCGACGACCCCGAGGCCGTCTTCGAGAAGGTCAGCGGCCTCTCGATGACCGACGACCGGTCGCCAGCGGCCGGTCCCGGCGGGCCGGTTCCCATGCGCTGA